In the genome of Populus nigra chromosome 19, ddPopNigr1.1, whole genome shotgun sequence, the window AACATTAGACGGCCTCTTTCATGATTTCATCAGAGCTTCTAGCCCTCAGGTTATCTCACATTTTTCATGCAGTCTGACGAGATTACTAGAAAACAATGCAACTACATTCTTAGGTTCAGAAATAATCATCAACCTTTTAGAACTCTATTCCTTTCTTAATTTAGCACGAGTAACTTTAAATGCTCTGGATAATTTTGTGTATCATTATCTGCATCATGACATCTTTCGGTTGATTCGGAATATACATACATCAAACCTTTCCCTGAAGGTTCAATGATGGATTATGGAGAGAATAATTATTACCAATATAAAACAAGTTAAGATAAATGGTATACGATTAAGCAAGAATAAATATGCCCCCAAGAGGagattatttaataaaactcaaaaaaaggaaaaaaaaaaaaggaggaaagttAGAGATGGCAGAAGATCACCAAGGAACAAGAAGAAATGATGGTAACTATTAATGAATCTATCCTTATGGTGTGGGTGCAAGACCAGAACTTAGACCTAGAATGGTGGCAACACCAGCCTTGAAGTTCTTAGCCAGGATGTTATCATCAATGCCAGCGGCGAAAAGGGTGGTGGGAAGTGATACGGTCCCCGCACTAGTACTCACGAAGGCAGAAATTGCCAAAGCTGGCTCTTGAATGTGGTATTTGGGTCCAGTGCCAGTTGCTGATCAACTCTGAGAAGCCCATTACCTTACCGTATTTGCTCGTTAGTAAGATTTGTGAACTACAGAAGAACCACGGGGATTCTGGAGGAGGTTAGCGGAGTTGCTACCGCCAGAATTTCGTGGACAAAGAGTTTGTAGGGTTTTCAGTAATGTTGTATTCATGGTTGGGTCAGGTTTGCCAGTGTTCTGGAAATCATAAAGACGATTTTCGAATGCAACACAAGGTGGTATCCCAACACTGTGACCACCTCCTATACATCATCAAAAGATCcaaaggatgaaattagaaatGGAAGGAGTTTGGAAATGTCATATCAGAAGTTGTTTTAACATgcttgaagaaaagaaaggaaccAAAATATAGGAAATGGAAGCATTGATCACATACCAGGAAGATAAACCATGTCTGTAGCATTCAgtcctttatttttaaatgcttGAACAGCCTTATCAAGTGGGATATCTGGAGACGGAAGATATAATTTCTTCGTCACAATCATCTTCAgtctttattaatattaatggtttAATGGCGTGACTTAGCTAGATCAAGCCCGGTCAACTAGgtctatagttattaaacccgataTAGGGGTTGATCTGACTAAGAAGCCGGATCCCGGATTTTATGGGTCAACccgaaaaaattttaaaaatatatttaaaattttaatatttcatatgaaaaaattaagaaaaaatccatgtaaatatagactatacatattgtaaataataaagtttaaaagaatattttttaaaaaattatcccacattaactatatatactaatgagttttaaatcccacattgaaaaaacaagttttttcttgggaacatagattatatatactaatgagttttaaatcctacattgaaaaaacataactttttttttgtaaacatatatatacgaaaggacttcaaatcctatattgaaaagatattatgttatccttttaaattgaagtatttaaatcaaaagttttttttatcccacattgaaaaaacatgatttttttcttatgaacatagagtatatatactaataggtttcaaatcttacattgaaaaaacataatttttttcttgtaaacatagagtatatatacaaaaaggcttcaaatccgacattgaaaagatactatgttatccttttaagttaaagtatttaaaccaaaagattttttatcccatattgaaaaaagtataacttttttcttgggaatataGAATAGATATACTAATAGAttttaaatctcacattgaaaaaacataatttttttcttaaaaacatatagtatacgaaagggtttcaaatctcacattgaaaagacactatgttatctttttaagttgaaatatttaaatcaaaaagttttttatcccacattaaaaaaacttaactttttttttggaacatagtatatatactaatgggtttcaaatctcacattgaaaaaacataacttttttcttggaaacatagagtatacaaatcccatatttgaaaaaaaaaaacgggtcTCGCCTAGGTCTTACCCGGGTCACGGGCTGAC includes:
- the LOC133680102 gene encoding probable peroxidase 61, which encodes MIVTKKLYLPSPDIPLDKAVQAFKNKGLNATDMVYLPGGGHSVGIPPCVAFENRLYDFQNTGKPDPTMNTTLLKTLQTLCPRNSGATGTGPKYHIQEPALAISAFVSTSAGTVSLPTTLFAAGIDDNILAKNFKAGVATILGLSSGLAPTP